From Slackia heliotrinireducens DSM 20476:
TGCCCAACACCTCGCATGCCTTCTCCCGCCTGATGGCCGCCGTGTTCAGCAAGCAGGGCGTGAAGGCGCTGCCGCTGGACATCGGTCGTGAACGCGCAATTGAACTGGGTAAACGATACGTTCATAACGACATTTGCTTCCCGGCGCAGATCGTCATCGGCGAGGCGCTGGCTGCTTTGGAATCCGGCGAATACGACCAATACGACGTGGCCATCGGAACCGGCAAGTACATCGGCGACTGCCGTCTGACCCATTACGCGGCGCTGCTGCGCAAGGCTCTCGACGACGCCGGATACGAAGACATCCCCATCGTCACCAACGACGACGTGGACTTCCACAACATCCACCCCGGGTTCAAGATGAGCCTGCCCAGCGCCATCCGCATCGCCATGACGCTGCCCATGATCGATATTCTGGAAGAGCTTGTGCGCAAGATGCGCCCTTACGAACTGGTTCCCGGTGCGGCAAATGCCGCGTTTGACCAGGCCATGGACGTGTTGATGGAGGGACTCGAGAAGCATGGCGTGACCGGCGCGACCGCCGGGTTCAAGCGCGCCATAGCCATCATGAAGGACGTTCCCTACGACCGCTCCGCCCTGAGGCCCAGCGTGCTCATCGTGGGCGAGTATCTGCTGAACTTCCACCCCGGCGCGAACCACGACATCGAGGATTACCTGGAACGCAACGGCTTGGAAGTTATCGAGGCGCGCATGACCGACGTCATCCGCAAGACGTATTTCTATCAGGATGCCCAGGTCAAAGAGTATAAGATCGAAACCTCCCTGCAGAACAAGGCGTGGCTGAGCATTGCGAACGGCCTGTTCGAGCGGGCCCACGACAACGCCGACCGCATCGCTAAGGCCCATCCGCTCTACGAGCCGACCGCTCGCATGGGCGATTTGGTGGTGGACAGCGACCCCATCATCCACCACACCTTCGACGCGGGAGAAGGCGTTCTTATCCCTGGTGAGATTCTGCATCACGCCAAGCACGGCTGCCGGGCGTTCCTCATCCTGCAGCCCTTCGGCTGTCTGCCGAACCACATCGTCGGCCGCGGTATCTCGAAGAAGCTGAAGCAGATGTACCCCGATGCGCAGATCCTGCCGCTGGACTACGACCCTGACGTGAGCTTCGCCAACGTGGAGAACCGCCTGCAGATGCTCATCATGAACGCCCGAGAGCATGACCGCGAGCGCAACCAGGCATAACACCCCAGAAAGACAACGCCCCCTGCCGCATTGCTGCTTCAAGGGGCGTTCTGTTTGAAGGCCGTGTCAGGCTCGGGCTTTGTCGCCTAGCCGAACAGGCCGTTGACGTAGTCTGCTGTCTGAGGCTGTTGCGGGTTGTTGAACAGCTCGTCGGTGGGGGCGAACTCGATCAGGTCGCCCAGCAGGAAGAACGCGGCGTAGTCGGACACGCGCACCGCCTGCTGCATGTTGTGGGTGACCATGATCACGGTGTAGTCCTTCTTGAGTTCGCCGACCAGCTCTTCGATCTGGCCCGTGGAAATGGGGTCCAAAGCGCTGGTGGACTCGTCGAGGAGCAGCACCTTCGGCTTTACCGCCAGGGCGCGCGCGATGCACAGGCGCTGCTGCTGGCCGCCGGACAGGCCCAAGGCGCTCTTCTCGAGGCGGTCTTTCGTCTCGTCCCAAAGGGCGGCGCCGCGCAGCGACTCTTCGACGATCTGGTCCAGCTCCTTCTTGCTCCGGATTCCATGGATCTTCGGTCCGTACGCGACGTTCTCGTAGATGCTCATGGGGAACGGATTCGCTTTCTGGAACACCATGCCGACTTCTTTTCGGATTTCGTTGACGTCGGCCTTGGGGTCGTAGATGTCCTGGCCTTCGAAGAGCACCTGGCCCTCGATCTTTACGGTCTTGACCAGGTCTTGCATGCGGTTCAACGTCTTGAGGAAGGTGGATTTGCCGCATCCGCTGGGGCCGATCAGCGCGGTGACCTTGTTTTTGGGGATGTTGATATTGATGTCATGGAGCGCATGGTGGCTGCCATACCAGAGGTTGAGTCCGGTTACTTCGAATGCGTTCACGCTATTTCTCCTTGTTGTTGAGCTTGGAAGCAGATACGTTGGCGGCTAGGTTGAGCAGCAGGGTCAGGATCAGTAGGATGGTCGCGATGGAGAATGCGACGTTCAACTCTCCTCGTTCCGTCGCGTAGACGTACAGGGCGACGGTCAGCGTGGCGCTCGACGACTGCAGCGCCGTCATGAAGCTGTTGAGGATCAGGCCGAAACCTGCCGTGTACAGCAGCGCGGCGGACTCGCCGACGATGCGGCCGACTGCCAGGATGCACCCGGTAACGATGCCGTCGATGGAGCTGGGCAGCACCACAGTACGGATCATGTGCCACTTGCCGCTCCCCAATGCCAGCGCACCTTCGCGGTAGGAGTCGGGAACGGTTTTCAGGCTTTCCAGCGTGTTGCTGATGATGGTGGGCAGAACCATGACCACCAGCGTGAGGCCGCCGACCAGGATGCCTGCTTTCAGGCCCATCAGTTGGATGAACGCCAGCATGCCTACCAGGCCGAAGATGACCGAGGGGATGCCGGTGAGGGTTTCTACGGCGAATCCGATCAGTCTGACAAGACGGTAGTTCTTGGCGTACTCGTTCAGATACACCGCGGCGCACACGCCCAAGGGGATTACGATGACCATGGCGACCAGTACGATGTACAGGGTGTTCAGGATGTTCGGCAGGATGCCGATGGTGTCGTGGACATAGCTGCTCTCCGTCGTCAGGAGCTCCGACGTGATGCCGGGGAAGCCCCGATAGAAGATGTAGGCGATGATGAACAGAAGCACCAGGCACACAAGGATGCCGCCCGCATAGACGAGGCCTTTCAGCATCGCGTTTTTGGCCTTGCGGGCGTTGAAGGTATTCGCCTGCATTTACTTCTCCTCCTTTCGGACGATGACGTTGAGCAGAATGTTGATGAACACGATCAGGACGAACAGGACCAGGCCGATGGAGAACAGCGCGTCGCGATGGAGGCTGCCGTATGAGGCGTAGGACATTTCGCTCACGATGGCGGTGGTCAAGAATCGCACCGACCCGAACAGGTGCGGCATGTTGGCTACATTGCCCGCGACCATGATGATGGCCATTGCCTCGCCTAACGCACGGCCGATTCCCTGGACGACGGCGGCGGCGATGCCGCTGCGGGCGGTGTGGAGGGACACCTTGAAATAGGTCTCCGTTTCGGTCGCGCCCAGCGCCAAGGAACCTTCTTCGTACTCCGGAGGCACCGCATCAAGGGCAGTGGCGGAGACGTTGATGATGTACGGGAGAATCATGATCGCCAGAACCACGATGGCTGCCAGCAGCGTGGCGCCGGAACTGAGGCTGAAGATCTTCTGGATGGCCGGGACGAGCACGATCATGCCCACAAGACCGTAGACGACCGAAGGGATGCCCGCCAGCAGCTCCACGGCGGAGCGCATGACGCGGCTTGCCTTGGGTCCGGCGAATTTCGAGAGGAACAGCGCCGCCAGCAGTCCCAGGGGAATGCCGATGGTGATGGCCCCGACGGTGCCGTACAGGCTGGTAAGGATGAACGGCAAAATGCCGAACTGACCTTGGGAAGGACTCCACAGCTGCCCGAGCAGGAAATCGACGGGACCGATTTCTGCAATGGCTGGCAGGCCGGAGATGATCAGGTACGCGGTGATTCCGAACACGAAGACCACCGAGAGAAGACCGCACATGAGGAAGACGCCGTGGAATATCGCTTCGATTGGTTTGTTCAATTGCTTCAAAGTAAAGCTCCTAACAGCAGAATAGCCGAGCACCGCTTGCAGGGACGCTCGGCTATCCGAGGTGTTGACGAGGATTAGGAGGCCGGGATGGCGTCCGCCGAGCGCACGAGGTCAGCTGCTTCGGGGCTGGTCGCGAATTCGATGAAGGCTTCGGCTGCGGGCGAAGGCGTGGCGCCTTCCATCAGGACGAAGTTGAAGGGACGCTGGATCTTGTACGAACCGTCGGCGACCGTCTCTTCGGTGCAGGCGACGCCGTCCACGGTGACGGCCTTGATGCCCTGTTGGCCCTCGACAGAGGAGAGGGACGCATAGCCGATGGCGTTCTCGGAGCTGCTGACAGCCGTGATGACCGCGCCGGTGGACGTCAGCTCCTGCTCAAGCTTGCAGGTGTCTTCGGTGCCGGTGATGGACTCGAAGCCGTCGCGGGTACCCGATCCGCTCTCGCGGCCGATGCAGGAGATTGCCAGGTCAGCGCCGCCGACTTCTTTCCAATTGGTGATTTCGCCATTGAAGATGGCGGCGATCTGCTCGAGGGACAAGTCGTCGACGCCACAGCCCTCGTTCACGATGACCACGATGCCATCCAGGGCGACGGTGACGGTTTCAAGGCCGGTCTCCTCATCCTTAAGATCGCGGGAGGCCAGGCCGATGTCGGCCGAGCCGTTCTTGGCGCACTCGATGCCCGTGCCGGAACCGGTGGCATCGTAGGTGATGGTTACGCCAGGGTTGTCGGCCATGAATTGCTCGGCCAGCGTGCCGATGACCTTCTCCATAGAGGTCGATCCGTTGGTGGCGATGGTTCCCGAGAGCTCGCCCGACGCCCCATCCGCACCCCCTTCGGCACCGGAGCCGCCGCACGCTACCATCGAGCAAGCCAGAGCTGCAACTGCGGCCATGCATCCAGCCGCCCTTACAATGTTCTTGAATTTCATTCTTTCCCTTTCGATTCAGACTGCCTCGCAGTCGTTGATGCAGGCCGTTCAGGCCCGCATGCCATTAAATGGCCCCAATGAAAAGGAGTTGACAGGCGGCAGCAAAAGAACGGCAGGGTCTTTGCAAAGCGAGTGTCAACAACGAATGGCGGAATCGAGGGAAACGAACCCGACGGATGCCGCCGCCAACATGTGTGCGGGCATCGGTTTTGCAGGTTCTTGATTCGGGGTTTGCACAAGCTTGACCGTACAGACGCAGGTTCTCCAACCTGCTACAACGTTGCACCAGGTCAAGGCTGGTAGTAGACGATTGGGAGATGCATAGAGAAATCGAGTTGGCGTTATTTAAAGAACGTGTCAAAAGGACATGCGGCCCTCGTCAATTGTCTGCAGAGGACCGCTTCCGTGTTAGATGTTTGATGCAAGACGCACCCCGTCAACGAGTTGACCCGTCGCAGGGCGCAAAAAACCGCAGCACGGGGCTGCGGCTTTCGGTGGTTTCGCAAGGTGAATTAGAGGGAGCGCAGGGCGTCGACCAGAGCGGTCTTCGACGAGGTCTGCTCGTCCTTCATCTTGATGACCTTAGCGGGGATGCCTGCGACCACGGCGTTTTCGGGAACATCCTTGGTCACCACGGCACCGGCGGCCACAACGGCGCCCTTGCCGATGCGGCAGCCCTCGAGCACCACGGCGTTCGCGCCGATGAGCACGTCGTCTTCGACGATGACCGGGGTTGCGCTGGCCGGCTCCACCACGCCGGCGAGCACGGTGCCCGCGCCGATGTGGCAGTTGTCGCCCACCATGGCGCGGCCGCCCAGCACGGCGCCCATGTCGATCATGGTGCCTGCGCCGATCACGGCTCCGATGTTGATGACGGCGCCCATCATGATGACGGCGGCGTCGCCGATCTCCACCTGGTCGCGGATGATGGCGCCCGGCTCGATGCGCGCGTTGATGTTCTTCTTATCCAGCAGCGGCACTGCGGAGTTGCGGCAGTCGTTCTCGATCACGATGTCTTCGATGTTGTCGGCGTTGGCCTCCAGAATGGGAGCCAGCTCCTTCCAGTCGGCGAACACGACCTTGTCGCCTGCGCCAAACACCTGAGCGGTGCCGTAGTCGATGGGGGCCTTCTCCTTGATGTACGCCTTGACCGGCGTCTTCTTCTCGGCGTTCGCGATAAAATCGATAATGTACTGTGCGTCCATGCTGTCCTTTCGGTGGCGTTTCGTGAAAATGGGACAAAGGGGACTGTCCCCTTTGTCCCAACTTGGGTTAGGCGAACATCAGCTCGTCGAAAGTGTAGAACTTCTTCTCGGCGTTGACCAGCTTTTTCGCACCGGCCACGGCACCTGCCGCAAAAACGGTACGACTCTGGGCGCGATGGGTCAGTTCAACCTCTTCGTTGTTGCCGAAGAAATGCACCGTGTGCGTGCCTGCAACCGTGCCGCCGCGCAGGGCATGCATGCCGATTTCGCGCTTCGGGCGCTTTCCTACCATGCCGTCGCGACCGCTCACCACGTCGCACTCGCCTTCGGGGTCCACGGACTTGAGCAGAAGTTTCGCCGTACCGGAGGGCGCGTCGGCCTTCTGGTTGTGATGTGTCTCGGTGATTTCGATATCGAAGCCTTCCAAGGCTTTGGCTGCGTCGGCGGCCAGGTGCTTCAGCACCGCCACGCCAAGCGAGTAGTTGGCACTGTGGATCGTCGGCGCCACTTCGCCCAACGCGCGAAGCACGTCCATATCAGCTTCGTCGTAGCCCGTCGTGCCCGACAGCAGCGCGGCACCCGTACGCCGCACATACTCGTCCACCAACGGCAGCATGTCCTTGTGGGAGAAGTCGATAACCACGTCGGCTTCAGGTTCCCAAACTGCGGAATCGTCCTTGTTCTCGATGCCGATCATGCTTACGACCTGCATGTTCTCTTCAGCCTCGATCAGTCCGGCAATCACCGTTCCCATGCGGCCGTTTCCGACCATCAACACGTTAATCAAGAAGACCGACCTCCTTCATGGCCTGCTGCACGCGGACGGCGCTGGCTTCGGCCATCGGCCACAGCGGCTGGCGGTACACACCCTTGATCAGGCCCATCATCTCCATGGCGCCCTTAACCGGAATCGGATTGGTCTCGCAGAACAACGCGTGGATCAGATCCAGGTTGTCCAGCTGAATCTTCAGAGCCTCGTCGTGGCGGCCTTCCAGATACGCAGTGGTCATGTTGTGCACGGCGGCCGGATCCACGTTCGCCCACACAGAGATGACGCCGCGGGCGCCCAGGGACATCAGCGGAATGACCATGTCGTCGTTGCCGGAGAACATGAAGAAGTCGTCGCTCAGGTAGCGGGCGATGTTGGTGGCATACGCGATGGAGCCCGAAGCCTCCTTGATACCCAGGGCGTTGGGGTGCTGGGCCAGGCGCTTCACGTTGTTCTCGGAGATGCTGCAACCGGTGCGGCTAGGCACGTTGTACAGGATGCAGGGGATTTCCACCGCATCAAGAACGGTCTTGAAGTGCTGGTAGATGCCCTCTTCGTTGGACTTGTTGTAATACGGGGTGATGACCAGCAGACCGTCGGC
This genomic window contains:
- the pstB gene encoding phosphate ABC transporter ATP-binding protein PstB, translating into MNAFEVTGLNLWYGSHHALHDININIPKNKVTALIGPSGCGKSTFLKTLNRMQDLVKTVKIEGQVLFEGQDIYDPKADVNEIRKEVGMVFQKANPFPMSIYENVAYGPKIHGIRSKKELDQIVEESLRGAALWDETKDRLEKSALGLSGGQQQRLCIARALAVKPKVLLLDESTSALDPISTGQIEELVGELKKDYTVIMVTHNMQQAVRVSDYAAFFLLGDLIEFAPTDELFNNPQQPQTADYVNGLFG
- the pstA gene encoding phosphate ABC transporter permease PstA; this encodes MQANTFNARKAKNAMLKGLVYAGGILVCLVLLFIIAYIFYRGFPGITSELLTTESSYVHDTIGILPNILNTLYIVLVAMVIVIPLGVCAAVYLNEYAKNYRLVRLIGFAVETLTGIPSVIFGLVGMLAFIQLMGLKAGILVGGLTLVVMVLPTIISNTLESLKTVPDSYREGALALGSGKWHMIRTVVLPSSIDGIVTGCILAVGRIVGESAALLYTAGFGLILNSFMTALQSSSATLTVALYVYATERGELNVAFSIATILLILTLLLNLAANVSASKLNNKEK
- the pstC gene encoding phosphate ABC transporter permease subunit PstC; translated protein: MKQLNKPIEAIFHGVFLMCGLLSVVFVFGITAYLIISGLPAIAEIGPVDFLLGQLWSPSQGQFGILPFILTSLYGTVGAITIGIPLGLLAALFLSKFAGPKASRVMRSAVELLAGIPSVVYGLVGMIVLVPAIQKIFSLSSGATLLAAIVVLAIMILPYIINVSATALDAVPPEYEEGSLALGATETETYFKVSLHTARSGIAAAVVQGIGRALGEAMAIIMVAGNVANMPHLFGSVRFLTTAIVSEMSYASYGSLHRDALFSIGLVLFVLIVFINILLNVIVRKEEK
- a CDS encoding phosphate ABC transporter substrate-binding protein, with product MKFKNIVRAAGCMAAVAALACSMVACGGSGAEGGADGASGELSGTIATNGSTSMEKVIGTLAEQFMADNPGVTITYDATGSGTGIECAKNGSADIGLASRDLKDEETGLETVTVALDGIVVIVNEGCGVDDLSLEQIAAIFNGEITNWKEVGGADLAISCIGRESGSGTRDGFESITGTEDTCKLEQELTSTGAVITAVSSSENAIGYASLSSVEGQQGIKAVTVDGVACTEETVADGSYKIQRPFNFVLMEGATPSPAAEAFIEFATSPEAADLVRSADAIPAS
- the dapD gene encoding 2,3,4,5-tetrahydropyridine-2,6-dicarboxylate N-acetyltransferase, which codes for MDAQYIIDFIANAEKKTPVKAYIKEKAPIDYGTAQVFGAGDKVVFADWKELAPILEANADNIEDIVIENDCRNSAVPLLDKKNINARIEPGAIIRDQVEIGDAAVIMMGAVINIGAVIGAGTMIDMGAVLGGRAMVGDNCHIGAGTVLAGVVEPASATPVIVEDDVLIGANAVVLEGCRIGKGAVVAAGAVVTKDVPENAVVAGIPAKVIKMKDEQTSSKTALVDALRSL
- the dapB gene encoding 4-hydroxy-tetrahydrodipicolinate reductase is translated as MLMVGNGRMGTVIAGLIEAEENMQVVSMIGIENKDDSAVWEPEADVVIDFSHKDMLPLVDEYVRRTGAALLSGTTGYDEADMDVLRALGEVAPTIHSANYSLGVAVLKHLAADAAKALEGFDIEITETHHNQKADAPSGTAKLLLKSVDPEGECDVVSGRDGMVGKRPKREIGMHALRGGTVAGTHTVHFFGNNEEVELTHRAQSRTVFAAGAVAGAKKLVNAEKKFYTFDELMFA
- the dapA gene encoding 4-hydroxy-tetrahydrodipicolinate synthase, giving the protein MDIKNLQGSIVALVTPFNEDGSVDFDALAGLIDFHLEKGTDSILVLGTTGESSTMSHEEDDAVCDFTVKRVAGRVPVIAGSGSNDTETMRMKSLSYQKLGADGLLVITPYYNKSNEEGIYQHFKTVLDAVEIPCILYNVPSRTGCSISENNVKRLAQHPNALGIKEASGSIAYATNIARYLSDDFFMFSGNDDMVIPLMSLGARGVISVWANVDPAAVHNMTTAYLEGRHDEALKIQLDNLDLIHALFCETNPIPVKGAMEMMGLIKGVYRQPLWPMAEASAVRVQQAMKEVGLLD